ttttttttaaatactttcaaaatatatctatatggATTACTATTTCAACAAcaatgaaaaatttaaaatacttcCAAAATACATCTAtttgattatatataaaaatggtAGAATATGAGTAATTTCGGTGCGGTTCGTTTTTTCTTTTACATTTTTGCCAAACCGAAATATAACTAAAACTATAACCGATGCTGAACCGAACTGTCAAAAAAATCAAACCGCAAAATCGAATTGAATCGGTTTGGTTCGGTAATGCCGTTCAAAACAAATAATGCACAACCCTAGCTCCAAGTCCTCCTAAATCATACTCGGTTGAAGTGATGGTTCTTTCAACATGTTAATCAGACTATTAATAGTATAAACTTTTCATACCAAATATTTTCGCGTCACTCACAACATCCCTGTTATGGAATGTCATGATTGTATATAGTCGTTACCTAATTATAAGAACCAAATCCTTTAGTTATAAGGTCACTCACAACATCCTGTTAAGGAATGTCATAATTCTATAGTCTTTACCTAATTATAGGAACCAAATCCCTTAATTATAGGGatcataaaataaatataattaagtgtaattattatttttttttctactttTGGTAGCTCTCTCATGTATATATAGGTATGTTTATGCATTATATGAATATAAGAATTCAATTTTCTATTCTTCTTGCTATTTAATATTGTATCAGAGACTAGTTTGACTTCTTTTCTGGGTTTAACATATCGGAGTTGTCCTTGTGAGCAGACTCTTCCTTGTGGTTTCACATTCAGTCTGCCCTTGTGAGCAGACCTTTAGACCTAGGGTTCCAAGTTTGGTTTATAGTTGAGTTTCACAGGATTTATTTTCTGGCTTGTGACCAGTGTGGGTTTTGTTTGATGATGTAAAAGTATTTCAAGATCTTCCTTTGAGTGCAGATTAACGGGTTCCAGACATTTGATTTGGAATTTTTCTGGATTGTGTTTCCTATGAtttattttatgacctaaagaCAAGCATGAGTTTCTTTGGATGATATTTTTTTGAGATTTTCTCTCACCGCCTGTGAGTCATTTGGTGCTATTTACAGCTGGTTCCAAGCTCGGATAAAAAAGGTAGGTTTGTgggtaaaacttagccacatttTATTGATGGTTCGGAACTAAGACTTTGTTATTGTTGTCTCACTACCCCTTCCACTTAATTGTACCCGTGTTGATCGGCCTCTTCCCAGAATCCGCCACCTTCCATCGAAGTGACTTCTTTTTCATTTCTTCGGCGccatctcctcctcctcctcctctgtTTTATTATACTGTCGGTTTTTCTTTTGGGCCCCGCTGCTTTGAGTTGGTTTGCACTAATAGACCCTCCTTTTTACATAACTCGAGGAGAATGAAAGTTATAATTGTATATAGACATTACCTAATTATAGTGATTATcgaataaatataattaatgggTAACTTACATACAAGATGTATAACCGTTTGACCAATTCACACACAACCTTCATTTTTGCATAAAAAATGTCCAATTTAGTGGTGAGTAGACCGGTTCATGGCGGATCAGTCTAATTTGAGTTTACACTAAATTATTTTGTCCAAGCTCGCCCAGCTCGTATTATATTTACATCGCCTTGGGTCAGGCTGTGCTAAAGTAAGAAAACTGATTCCCAAGCACAGCCTGCTcaactaatatatatttatattagaaaaattaattaaaaataatatcaaactataaatatgaacaataaaaatacaacaaattaaaattttcggtaattaattcaataaaactCAATAAAGATGATTttatgtaattaaaaaatatttaataaagtaataaaattcaatagttgtaataaaaaaatatataatataagggTGTGTCGGGCTGATTTTAGGCTTTTAAAGCAAATCCTAAGCCAAACTCATTTTATGCGAGGGCTTGAGCGGGTTCGGATTGGTCCGAGCCAATTCTCAAATATACATGTCCAAACACAACTTATAAGAGACATATTTAGGCGGGCCATCGAGCTCTTAAATAGGTCTAATAGTAACCTCCTACTATGGTGTATAGATTAATCTTAGTCAACTTGCCATGTGattatttttcaatttctttaaaATAAAAGGGAGCCacccatgattgaattacctTGATACTCCTTTAAGATTTCCATCCATTTTAGAAAAATcccatttctttctctcttctccttTTGTGCATTTCTTTCTCTCCATTTcttcatttctttctctctctgtcCATCATGTACATCTTCACAAAACCTAAATGCTAAACTCAAACACCCTAACACTTTGTTTGGATGGAGGTTAATGAAGGTAAAGTAAGGTAAGTGTATGAAGATTACCTTGTTTGTTTTGAAGGTAAAATGAAGAGTAAAGTAGGTGAGGGTAAGTGAGGGtaaatatatccttattttctttacaccccAATTTAGAAGGGAAAGAGGGTTAAGtatttttttggacaaaattaaccTCCTTTTTATTTCATCCGTAACTACTGTATttcataatatttattttagttttttttcatcaaatatgctttctttattttaatggcctctctctttcttttttgataaaataatagCCTCTTTCTAATTGCTAAGGAGATTGCTAAAGCTCTCCAGCTCAATCCAATGTCCAAACTTTTATAGCttgtattttatatatatatataacaaagttttctaatttattttatttagtttaaaataataaggatataaaagtaattttgtatATAACTTACCTTACTTTACCTTCAAACCAAACACAATTACATTATTTAACCATCACTTACTTTACCCTCCATCCAAACACAATAAGTTATTTTATAAACCTCACTTACCTTACCCtaccttactttaattaatCTCCATCCAAACAAGCCCTAAAAGCTACTactttcattcatctccttaaTTCACTTAACCCTAAACGCTTAAATCAAAATCCCTAAACACCATAGATGGCTACCTCTTCATCAAAGCAAAATCTCTGAAACTTTAAGGCGGGGCGGATGGATGCCATTGTGAATCCAAGTACCATTTTCAACTTCTTGGAATGATTTGAATTCAAGGAGAAGGTATTTCAACTGTAGGAACTTTGgagtaaaaaattaatttattgtttTGCGATTTGGCTCCTTTTTCTCTCTACAAGAATCtctgtttgttttttttggtGTGTCTAAAATGATGTGTGATAATTTGAAGAAACCAAATGCATGCAATTTCTTTGAATAGATGGAGCCACCTATTAATCAAAGGGAAAATCCTTAGATTATTGTGGAGGCTAGACAAAATTGAAAGGGAATGTGAAAGACTAAAAGAGGTGAAAAGAGAACTTGAAAGAGAAGGAGATAAAGAACATGAAAgtgaaagagaaaggaaaagagaaggagaaggagattGGCAAAGTCTAATGATGATGGAACTTGCAAGAGAAAATAATGGAGGCAGAATGTGGAGCTCGATGTGCATATGGATAGTCATTTTCATTTGTATTGAGGAAGATATTTGTAATTGTTGAACTATCAATTAAAACTGAAATTGAGTTGTTGTATACTTATTGCCCTTCATGCTTAAATTAAGCTTCCTTGCAGCCTTTTCCAACTCTTCAGCCGCCTTTTTTTGTGCCTTTAGTTTTCTGCCATCTAGTTCATTGGGGGAGAGTTTGGCCATAGACAAATTCGATCCCAGGCATAGACAAGGTCATAGCAAGCTTCGGGCCAAGCATTGGCGAGAGCTGTGGCAAGGTTTCGAGGAGGATTGGGGAAGAATGGCTGCGAGTGGTGAATATCAATGTCCATTGGCCGTGGGTTTCAAGTTGGtgtaagaaacactatagggggacAGGGTCACCTAGCGTCGGATCTCCGCCAACCCCTGGGCCAGTTGTCGGGAATGGTTTAAGCGATTCACCCTAGTCTACTAAGgactaggagagtcgggcatCCGACCTTTGGGAAGGGAGGCTGATGTCTCCGCAGGGTAGAACCCCTACAGATACTTTGGGCTCCCGAGTTAGCCCATAGTGCGGGTCCTTTTTGTAAGGCGGTGTTTAACCACAAGGAGTCCCTCCAGGACGAGTTACTGATGGACGAATTAACGGGATGATTGAGGCTTAAAGGTGATAGACCCATTCGGTAGGAGTTGACTGTTTGAGACTCGGAGAAATCTCGGCGCCTCACATGGCTTTGGCCTGGCTCCGACCTGGTCTCGTGACATTTGATATCTTAGAGATGGCGCATAGTAGGTATTGGTGCATTTGCTTGAGGCCACTGATCCATTCCATTTGTTGGCTCAAAATGAAACTGTACATACTAAGGCAAGTCTTTATAGAATAACACTCAACAAGATAGTAGAAAGCAAGTCTTTATAGAATAACACTCAACAAGATAGTTTTCTACGTTATCATTTTGTGCAATGCTGGCAGCACATGCATGATTGCATGGTTTACCAGTCAGCTGCATCTTCTGCAACTATATTCATGTGCGTCTAGGGCTACCACAAACTGTTTACCCATTGTACTAGACCTTTGGACAATAGTAGGGAAAATCAGGCTTGAAAACATCTTGCATAATCTTTGTTGGTTCCAACCACTTCAGAATTTTGAGACACCATCTTCTTCTGTTGCTCCTCTTCATCAAGTCTATTTTGGACCTAACTCTTTTAATCAACTTCACTTTGATCATCTTAAACAATGTGATGATTCCTTCATCTCTTGCATCAAGTATGTATTTCTTGAAGCATTCACATAGGTTGTTTAGCAACATATCACACTGAGCCCTTTAGAGAAAAAAGCTCTAGCCTAATGTTTGTTGGGTCTCTCtcttaaccattctttggcttcAGGTGATTTATCCTCTATTTTTTCAGTCATTCTTTATGTTTGGTCATGTATGGTGCCCTTGCTGCGTTCTTGAGGAGATCTTTCAACTCCTTCCAATTATGTCTACTTCTGAAATTTTTGTAGGTACACAATCTGTATCACGGAATAGCATCTTAACAACCCCCAATCAATCTCAAATAACTTGAACACCTCGTAGCAATACACATCAGAATTGATAACTCATATACAAAGGCAGACAATGTGCAACAATATAATGATAGCAGTAGTAGGAATGATAGGGCTATAAATCATAGGTATATCAACATGATAGCAGTAGTAGATTAGAATGATAGAGAACTAGTATAGGAACATATGGATTCTTAGTATTCTTCAAAGATGAATTGGtccaaaattaaaattgtagaCAACATAGGAACACATATAACTTACTAGACTAATCAAATAGGATGTCATTAAcgaattgaaatttgaaatgtAGAAATAAGATAAGTGCACTATAAGAAATGTCAATATTAGAACTTCATGAACTAATGGTCAAATAAATTTATCATGCATACTTTTATCCTATATTAGTGTCTTGAACTTAATGCATAGAGCTAATACAAGCTACATCAGAACATAATTAAGATATGATTTAAACAACTCTTAAACTAGACTCTTGAATGAAGGAGCAGTCAGATCAAAAGTAAGAAGTTATCAACTGAGCATTCTGATATTATTATAAGTATAATTATACACATTAAACCTAATCTCATCTagaaacatttgaactttattaGCTAATGAAATATGAACATAAATCATATAGCAAATCAAACAGTAATGAGTTAATCACATGTTAATTAAGCACATCTCAACTGAAAATACACATATTTAGAATAATGGTTTATATCAATACTAAgcaattaataacaataatatcCAGAAATACCTTTTGTCTATCACACATGAATATCCAATGCTCAAATCTTTTGTTAAGTTCTCCATAAACCAGATCCAAGTCTTTTTACTTTTGAGATATATGCCAAAAGCAAATAGAAGTTGTCCTCCATACAGACCTTTCAAGGCATCCAAGCAAACGTACATCCCCACAAATCTATGTTCCTTCCATCTCCTTGATATTGTGCTACCTGAATTTGATCTGAGTATCTCAGCCCTATATTTGCAAATTAGAAAAGTACAAATATCAGTTATACCAACATTTAATGTCATTGTTCTTCTTAAGTCATCTACCATAGCTTGAACCTTCCAATCAGCAtcactttgaaatgactccAAGTATTTTGTTGCTAGCCACTTGTATGAAAAGTGGAGTGAGCATAGACTCGCCATGGACATTTTTCATCTTCACTGATAAGCAATGGCTGAAACCTATGTTTGATACCATGATTCTTGCAAGCTTCCTTGAACTACTTAACATCATTGAAAAGCATGCCGATTTTGAAGACATGATCATAAATATCCCTTTGAGCATTGAACTCATATCTAGGCCTACGCTCTTCATTTTCTGAATCTAATTCAGAATGCGGGACATCTATGATGAATTCTCCTCTAACTGGAAGTTCATGGTTGGATCAACTCCAATGCTCTAACTTCTGCACGACTCTCCAGTATGCTCACATTCTCACCAGTATCACCATCTCTCACATTCTTATTGAATTGACACCAAATTGTTCCTAACTTCTGCACGACTCTCCCTGTTTCAACATCAGTTGCATGgcgatcaaattccccttcatATGGATTCTCATTAAATGACATTCCATGCATTTCATTGGTAGCAGTGAAAAAAGCTTCGTTATTGTCTTACATGTGAATTGAATCCCTCATTTTGGCAACTATTGTCTTCAATGTTAAATCTGTTGTTTAACCTCTTTTCTTTTAGGGTTTCGATTtttacttcttctttcttaAGTTCATTTTATTTCAAATCTTGTCCACTTGCTTAagttcgttttttttttcacttccTCTATACGTTTCTTCTGCCTCCATTTTTCCCCATTCGTTGATTTCGCGGTATCAATATTTATGTGGCTTTCAATTTTAGGGTTTCAATATAATTTAACCATAGAGAGGAAATAGCAATTGCACGTGAGAGAGAGAAAAACGCAGAGATGGAGAGAGAAGTGATTTATGGGGAAACGATAGAGACAAGGTGAACGTTTATGGGAGTTGgggttctttctttttttagaaaTGAAGGGAAATCCTAATTAAGTGTAATTGTTTGTTTCCTAGTTTAGAAAATTCTCTAATGTTAAGACATCTAATATATGTAATGTGGTTGGAACAGGTAAGCTGGAAGCGATTGCCGGAGACACAAGGTGCAAATTATCTTGCTTTAACAGGACCTTTCCCGGATCTGACATTATGGTCGACTAACGTCCCACCACATCCTTTTCCTTTAAGTGAAAATGTGAGGAAATGGAAGCCCTGTGCCACTTTTCCATGAATCATCTCGGACATTTTATTCTTCAAGTTTAGCATCCACATTGCTTGTTTGAAAGTAGGTAGTAAGGAATGCATCTAAAGACATGTCcttaaaaattctttttatctACGCGGAAACACAACATAGCATGCATAAAAAGTCCATTACAAGTGTAAAATTACAGCAGGGCCCTCCCGTTTAAAAGACCAGGGAACCAGCTCCATTCGACTGACTCACTCATCATCGATATGTCAAAGCTAGGCTATCCATACTCAAATCTCTGTACAAGCCTATGATAGCTAATTAGAGCTCAAgagtaatatatatttatactgcATCAGCAGCAATGCTAACAGTAACAGACTAATATTGCACCCCATTGCAGCTGGTATATATACCATCTACTGCAATTTTTGCAAACTTGGCCGCATTTCCATTTTGGCAAACATTTACTTTGTGTATTGCTATGCCATTGCTTATCCCATTGGGAACCTTGTGGCTTTGGAAAACAGAATCTAGTTGCCCACATGCTGCTGCTATTAAACCTGCATTTTGGTTCACTATATAACATCAATCTTAttgtcaaatatatatatatatatatacccaaACAACCACTAACATTAATGTATAGTTCTAGCATTAGCTGGGTTTCATAATCCACCAAGGTACCTGAGAATAGTGGAGATGGTTTTCCAGGTCTTGATTTAAATTCAGGATGAAATTGAGCACCAATGTAGTATGGATGATTTGGCAGCTCAATGATCTGTCACATCAGTACCTCAAGAATTTATGTATGTATATGACACTAAAATCTTGACATATATATGAAATCAATCTTTTTGTTGTCTGCAAAACAAAACGTACCTCCATGCGTTGACCAGTTTCATCCTTGCCGGTGAATGAAAGCCCAACATCTTCAAGGCGAGATACCATATCAGGATTCACCTGCATAAGCATATGCTTCATTAGTTGCGGAGAATCTGACATCAACTTTCAAGACAAAATTTGTGCTTCTTTATTCTCCTTACCTCATATCTATGCCTATGTCTTTCCTCAATGAAACTTTTATTCCCATATCTGATAGAATCCAAAACATAAAAAGTGGATTAGAAGACGTGATACTTCTATATGGCTAGTTACTAAGCTAATTCATGTTACTTACAATTTTGCTGATTTGCAATCCATCACTTGAAAAAATGTCCTCCTTGACCCAAGACGCATTGTACCGCCCATATGAGTTTTCGAACCCTGCAGAAAAAGCAGTAGTATCACTCCCGAACTAAAGCTTGATACATACGCAATTCTGTTTCAATCCCGAAGAGAGTTGTTGACACAATACCTCAGGCATAAATATAACACAGGGATTCTTGGTGTTAGGATCAAATTCTGTGCTGTTAGCATCTTGCAAACCAAGAACAGATCGTGCAAATTCAATAACTGCAGTCTGCATTCCTAGACAAATACCAAGGTATGGAACTCTATTCTCTCTTGCATACTTGGCTGCTAGAATTTTTCCTTGCACACCTCTGTCCCCAAACCCTCCTGGAACCAGTATCCCATCTGCTGCCTTTAACAACTTCCATGCAAGTTTATAAGCATCAGGATTCTGCAAAAGGAAAGGACTCATTTTAACGAGTGAAACTGGTAATTCAATTTAGGAGTGATCTGAATTAAAAATACCATACCTCTTTTGACATTCCATCTTCAAGGTCACAAGCTGGAACCCAGTCCACAACAAGTTTCTTTCTGCAACCAACAGCTGCATGCAGAAGAGCCTGCCAGTGCCATCCAGTCCacacatataataataatttaccaaaacagattactcttttttattttattttctgaaaGATAGGAATAATACCTTCATTACTGATAGATAGGAATCTGAAAGCCCTGTATACTTCCCGACCATGGCAAT
The DNA window shown above is from Euphorbia lathyris chromosome 1, ddEupLath1.1, whole genome shotgun sequence and carries:
- the LOC136201182 gene encoding uncharacterized protein; the encoded protein is MKYVVVSGGVVSGLGKGVTASSIGLLLKACGLRVTSIKIDPYLNTDAGTMSPFEHGEVFVLDDGGEVDLDLGNYERFLDIKLTKDNNITTGKIYQAVIDKERRGDYLGKTVQVVPHVTDAIQEWIERVAMIPVDGFSTSADVCVIELGGTIGDIESMPFIEALGQFSYRVGAGNFCLIHVSLVPVLNVVGEQKTKPTQHSVRGLRGLGLTPHILACRSTTALDESVKLKLSQFCHVPADNIITLYDVPNIWRVPILLRDQKAHVAILRVLNLQGTATEPMLKEWTSRAEICDMLHEQVRIAMVGKYTGLSDSYLSVMKALLHAAVGCRKKLVVDWVPACDLEDGMSKENPDAYKLAWKLLKAADGILVPGGFGDRGVQGKILAAKYARENRVPYLGICLGMQTAVIEFARSVLGLQDANSTEFDPNTKNPCVIFMPEGSKTHMGGTMRLGSRRTFFQVMDCKSAKLYGNKSFIEERHRHRYEVNPDMVSRLEDVGLSFTGKDETGQRMEIIELPNHPYYIGAQFHPEFKSRPGKPSPLFSGLIAAACGQLDSVFQSHKVPNGISNGIAIHKVNVCQNGNAAKFAKIAVDGIYTSCNGVQY